In Escherichia coli, one DNA window encodes the following:
- the virB9 gene encoding P-type conjugative transfer protein VirB9 codes for MNKVLMCALLLTAASAWGAATPRGSAYDSRMQNIPYNSQNTTVINTRAGYITTLVFDADEEVITATAGFPQGWTITPDRNRVGISPAPVKQPVTDADGKTVQKIFTPTQQDWQTNLFVTTTKRDYSLMLNVIDNDREAGNLAFVVRFSYPDDTRRQNDAARLARQQELQAAQEKERIQFALKKSTAPRNWNYTRRVAAGSESITPDFAYDDGRFTYLGFSPQKLIPSPTVIVGGSEQVITPTFSTEGNYRVMVLRSLSPRFVLRYGSQVVGIENGSYGKVTVANGSTVSPDVKLESK; via the coding sequence CCTCCTGCTGACCGCAGCGTCAGCATGGGGGGCGGCGACACCGCGCGGCAGCGCCTATGACAGCCGCATGCAGAACATCCCCTACAACAGCCAGAACACGACAGTGATTAACACGCGGGCGGGTTACATCACGACGCTGGTTTTTGACGCCGACGAGGAGGTGATCACCGCCACCGCTGGTTTTCCGCAGGGCTGGACGATCACACCCGACCGTAACCGCGTGGGGATTAGCCCCGCGCCGGTGAAGCAGCCGGTAACGGATGCGGACGGCAAAACCGTCCAGAAGATTTTCACCCCCACGCAGCAGGACTGGCAGACCAACCTGTTTGTGACCACCACAAAGCGCGACTACAGCCTGATGCTGAACGTGATCGATAACGATCGCGAGGCGGGAAATCTGGCCTTTGTGGTGCGCTTCAGCTACCCCGACGATACCCGCAGGCAGAACGACGCAGCCCGCCTCGCCCGTCAGCAGGAGCTTCAGGCCGCGCAGGAGAAAGAACGCATTCAGTTTGCCCTGAAGAAATCCACTGCGCCGCGCAACTGGAACTACACCCGCAGGGTGGCGGCAGGTTCGGAGTCGATCACCCCGGATTTTGCGTATGACGACGGCCGGTTTACCTATCTCGGCTTTTCACCGCAGAAGCTGATCCCGTCGCCGACCGTCATCGTCGGCGGCAGCGAGCAGGTGATCACCCCGACCTTCAGCACCGAGGGTAACTACCGGGTGATGGTACTGCGCTCTCTTTCTCCACGCTTTGTGCTGCGCTACGGCAGCCAGGTCGTGGGGATTGAAAACGGCAGTTACGGGAAAGTCACCGTGGCGAACGGCAGCACCGTCTCACCGGATGTGAAACTGGAGAGCAAATGA
- the virB10 gene encoding VirB10/TraB/TrbI family type IV secretion system protein: MMNEQEDIKTAAELEAEARERARAEIDGDKPAAGAVPPGQPQVVQHAKRRSRRSLVLAAISLVLLVIIATGGDYLMAKLKGDGSGKSASHEPESHATSPARERNNLGRDLNPLGQLADTTGQEKTTPTDTAAPPQASPPPLTFDKVSALADSAPTTASSAPKSTSSSNVSPAGSASAPGSATPAGQSQDNGLARITGVKRLGLDPDLYIPADRHIPCAMMQRFVSDVGGRFNCLISEDIYSASNAVRLIPAGTEARGLYRTGTLKNGQGRLFLAITELRTPEPGRLVIPMVDSQAVGALGENGVAGWIDNHWLERIGNTLLLGTVQDFAAAASGSSPGKDRNTDYTENTRAATAEMAKTLLENSINIPPTMYLNQGDVIGLVTGADIDFSDVYRLRMR, from the coding sequence ATGATGAACGAACAGGAAGACATTAAAACCGCCGCCGAACTGGAGGCGGAAGCCCGCGAGCGGGCGCGGGCAGAGATTGACGGCGATAAACCCGCCGCAGGCGCGGTGCCACCCGGACAGCCACAGGTGGTGCAGCACGCGAAGCGCCGCAGCCGCCGCTCGCTCGTGCTGGCCGCCATCAGCCTGGTGTTACTGGTCATTATCGCCACCGGCGGGGATTACCTGATGGCGAAACTGAAGGGTGACGGCAGCGGAAAAAGCGCGAGCCATGAACCGGAATCGCACGCCACCTCCCCCGCCCGCGAGCGCAATAACCTCGGACGGGATCTGAACCCGCTGGGACAGCTGGCAGACACAACCGGCCAGGAGAAGACTACTCCGACTGATACCGCCGCGCCGCCGCAGGCATCACCGCCCCCCCTGACGTTTGACAAGGTCAGCGCCCTGGCAGACAGCGCCCCAACCACTGCAAGCAGCGCCCCGAAAAGCACGTCCAGCAGTAACGTATCACCTGCGGGCAGCGCGTCCGCGCCAGGCTCTGCAACACCCGCCGGGCAGTCGCAGGATAACGGGCTGGCGCGCATTACCGGCGTGAAGCGGCTCGGCCTCGATCCGGATTTGTACATTCCGGCCGACCGGCATATCCCCTGCGCGATGATGCAGCGCTTTGTATCGGACGTGGGCGGGCGCTTTAACTGCCTTATCAGCGAGGACATTTACAGCGCCAGCAACGCCGTGCGCCTTATCCCGGCAGGCACTGAGGCGCGCGGCCTGTACCGCACCGGCACGCTGAAAAACGGGCAGGGGCGTCTGTTCCTCGCCATCACCGAGCTGCGCACGCCGGAACCCGGCCGCCTGGTTATTCCGATGGTTGACAGCCAGGCCGTGGGGGCGCTTGGCGAGAACGGCGTCGCGGGCTGGATAGACAATCACTGGCTGGAGCGGATAGGTAATACCCTCCTGCTCGGCACGGTACAGGACTTTGCCGCTGCGGCCTCCGGCTCGTCGCCGGGCAAGGATCGCAACACGGACTACACGGAGAACACCCGCGCGGCCACGGCGGAAATGGCAAAAACGCTCCTGGAAAACAGCATCAACATCCCGCCGACGATGTACCTCAACCAGGGTGACGTGATTGGCCTGGTCACGGGGGCGGACATTGATTTTTCAGACGTCTACAGACTGCGCATGAGGTAA
- the virB11 gene encoding P-type DNA transfer ATPase VirB11: MDDKLTDTPSEGNVALSHLRDLLFGDYLSREGLTEIAINRPGELHTKINGAWEMHASPVTLRQCSSFARALAVWNNDTIDETSPILSATLPTGERCQIVVPPACERNTISITLRKPDYFQRTHQSYIDAGFYDRVQGTEKVESKDGELSRIYLSGNIPLFMEKCVEYGKTLFVVGETGSGKTTYMKMLLHYIPETLRLITIEDNPELKFYSQKNYVHLFYPADAGEGAIVTSDRLVRAIYRMNPDRPLLAEVRGREAWDALKLIESGHEGFMSSLHAGSPRECISGLIDRCYEHPACRGMPVDVLLRKVLHCVDVIVSVDVHGNVRRMSDVYFKPLHMQAMKESFNDAA, encoded by the coding sequence ATGGACGATAAACTGACTGATACCCCGTCAGAGGGCAACGTCGCGCTGTCACACCTGCGCGATCTGTTGTTCGGGGACTACCTGAGCCGGGAGGGGCTGACGGAAATTGCCATCAACCGCCCCGGAGAGCTGCACACAAAAATCAACGGGGCGTGGGAAATGCACGCCTCGCCGGTCACGCTGCGCCAGTGCTCGTCCTTTGCCAGGGCGCTGGCCGTGTGGAACAACGACACCATTGATGAAACGTCGCCTATCCTCTCGGCCACGCTCCCTACAGGAGAACGCTGCCAGATAGTGGTGCCCCCGGCCTGTGAGCGTAACACCATCTCAATCACCCTGCGTAAGCCGGACTACTTCCAGCGCACCCATCAGTCGTATATCGATGCCGGGTTTTATGACCGGGTGCAGGGTACAGAAAAGGTGGAATCAAAAGACGGGGAGCTGAGCCGCATATACCTGTCCGGGAATATCCCGCTTTTTATGGAAAAGTGCGTGGAGTACGGCAAAACGCTCTTTGTGGTGGGGGAAACAGGCTCTGGGAAAACCACCTACATGAAGATGCTGCTGCACTACATTCCCGAGACGCTGCGCCTTATCACCATCGAGGACAACCCGGAGCTGAAGTTTTACAGCCAGAAAAACTACGTTCATCTGTTCTACCCGGCGGACGCCGGAGAGGGCGCAATAGTCACCTCTGATCGCCTGGTGCGCGCGATTTACCGTATGAACCCCGACCGCCCCCTGCTCGCCGAGGTGCGTGGCCGCGAGGCGTGGGACGCACTCAAGCTGATTGAGTCCGGGCACGAGGGGTTTATGTCCTCCCTGCACGCGGGCAGCCCGCGCGAGTGTATCTCCGGGCTGATTGACCGCTGCTACGAGCATCCGGCGTGCCGGGGCATGCCGGTTGACGTGCTGCTGCGCAAGGTACTGCACTGCGTCGACGTCATTGTGAGCGTGGACGTTCACGGCAACGTGCGCCGCATGAGCGACGTCTATTTTAAACCCCTGCACATGCAGGCTATGAAGGAGAGTTTCAATGATGCTGCCTAA
- a CDS encoding cag pathogenicity island Cag12 family protein — translation MMLPKLTGLTAIVVLLAGCSSPPEPAAVDWSQPAQPVTTTRPVWEPNRLIVASPVTEGHWSQVLTRFEPGGIYPAAQWYAVAHASRAVVNAPDGQRFFAAKTWLREGGYKGVVEFRPRSGCLTCDTSEIVFYR, via the coding sequence ATGATGCTGCCTAAACTGACCGGCCTGACGGCGATCGTCGTCCTCCTGGCGGGCTGTTCTTCGCCACCGGAGCCTGCGGCCGTTGACTGGTCACAACCGGCGCAGCCGGTAACGACCACCCGGCCGGTATGGGAACCCAACCGTCTTATCGTGGCCTCGCCGGTGACGGAAGGGCACTGGTCGCAGGTGCTTACGCGTTTTGAACCCGGCGGGATTTACCCGGCCGCACAGTGGTACGCGGTTGCGCACGCCTCGCGCGCGGTAGTAAATGCCCCGGACGGCCAGCGCTTCTTTGCGGCCAAAACCTGGCTCCGCGAGGGCGGCTACAAGGGTGTGGTGGAGTTTCGCCCCCGCTCCGGCTGCCTGACCTGCGACACCTCAGAAATCGTCTTCTACCGATAA
- a CDS encoding TrbM/KikA/MpfK family conjugal transfer protein yields MKHTVITAALLCALTSPAFAADGQNADPNDPCAMVLCLAGKLDGSSPAECDPMYKNFMSIKKKKKGSFLPDHTAAARQKKLSACPSADSAIVGKIISKFGRMNGW; encoded by the coding sequence ATGAAACACACCGTAATCACGGCGGCGCTGCTGTGCGCCCTTACTTCTCCGGCGTTCGCCGCCGATGGCCAGAATGCCGACCCGAATGACCCGTGCGCGATGGTGCTGTGCCTGGCCGGAAAGCTCGACGGCAGCAGTCCCGCCGAGTGTGACCCGATGTACAAAAATTTCATGAGCATCAAAAAGAAAAAAAAGGGGTCGTTTTTACCCGATCACACCGCCGCAGCGCGGCAGAAAAAACTGAGCGCCTGCCCGTCCGCTGACAGCGCCATTGTCGGCAAGATCATCTCGAAATTTGGCCGTATGAACGGTTGGTAA
- a CDS encoding type IA DNA topoisomerase — MRLWIAEKPAVASDIAKALGGNFTRHDGYAESATDIVSYCVGHVLEMVPPETINPAYATWSLDTLPLKLYPVQLQPKASVAKQANTLVKLIRRPDIKMVVHCGDPDDEGQLLVDEVLEFAGNTAPVKRALINDNTAPAVKKAINSLRDNSDFRGMYLKALMRSAGDAIFGFSMSRCYTLKARDKGYKGTISVGRVQTPVLGMIVRRWRDNQAHSEAFYYQLAGQFISGTDVVCARWQTSEYAPVDDKKRLTDKAWGEGLARALAGKPASVLAAATDRGKTTAAPLPFNLLRLQVYMNRRHKLTAQQTLDITQKLKDSKYITYNRSDCSYLSDEQFNDAPQVVAALKTLDVFNGLTTDTAQKSAAFDSKKVTAHTAIIPTTNMPDLSRLTDKEKAVYLTIAQFYLAQFVAKKRYDESIAEIKCGDEMFKVSARKITDAGFTTFLNDAEEDDEEDENSTSFEAISRLQTGATLTCREVVISEKKTKPLPLFTEATLLAALVRVADFVADPRIKKLLKEKDKDKKDEHGGIGTPATRAAIIETLKTRDYITVEKGKFIPTAAGLALIDALPDSVTQPDMTAVWAEKQAAVETGEMTIERFIDGLYAEVSRLVESADIAISATEKHPVKTALNRLAVKCPSCGSELVMTPKTCACTGCQFKIWLEVRGKKLTEKQAEKLIGKGKTDVIKGFKSKKNDDTYSMIVTLKNAQTGELGFEYPPRDPLKGLNVSMPKELKL, encoded by the coding sequence ATGAGACTGTGGATTGCAGAAAAACCCGCAGTCGCGAGCGATATCGCGAAAGCGCTGGGCGGCAACTTCACCCGGCACGACGGCTATGCCGAATCGGCGACCGATATCGTGAGCTACTGCGTCGGCCACGTGCTGGAAATGGTGCCCCCGGAGACGATCAACCCGGCCTACGCCACCTGGTCGCTCGACACCCTGCCGCTGAAGCTGTACCCGGTACAGCTTCAGCCAAAAGCGAGCGTGGCAAAGCAGGCTAATACCCTGGTGAAGCTGATTCGGCGCCCGGATATCAAAATGGTTGTCCACTGCGGCGACCCGGACGACGAGGGGCAGCTCCTGGTTGACGAGGTGCTGGAGTTCGCCGGAAACACCGCGCCGGTGAAACGGGCGCTTATTAACGACAACACCGCGCCAGCGGTGAAAAAAGCCATCAACTCCCTGCGCGATAACAGCGATTTTCGTGGGATGTACCTGAAAGCCCTGATGCGCAGCGCAGGAGACGCGATTTTTGGCTTCAGTATGAGCCGCTGTTACACCCTCAAAGCCCGCGATAAGGGCTATAAGGGCACGATTTCGGTTGGCCGCGTCCAGACGCCGGTGCTGGGAATGATTGTGCGCCGGTGGCGCGACAATCAGGCGCACAGCGAGGCGTTTTACTACCAGCTCGCAGGGCAGTTTATCAGCGGTACGGACGTTGTCTGCGCCCGCTGGCAGACGTCCGAATACGCGCCGGTGGACGATAAAAAGCGGCTGACGGATAAGGCCTGGGGGGAAGGACTCGCGAGGGCTCTGGCCGGAAAACCGGCCAGCGTGCTCGCGGCCGCCACCGACCGGGGAAAAACCACGGCCGCACCGCTGCCGTTTAACCTGCTGCGCCTCCAGGTGTATATGAACCGCAGGCACAAACTGACCGCGCAGCAGACGCTCGATATCACGCAGAAGCTCAAGGACAGTAAATACATTACCTACAACCGCTCTGACTGTTCTTATCTGTCCGATGAACAATTCAACGACGCGCCACAGGTGGTGGCGGCCTTAAAAACGCTCGACGTTTTTAACGGCCTTACCACCGACACGGCGCAAAAAAGTGCGGCGTTTGACAGTAAAAAAGTCACCGCCCACACCGCCATTATCCCGACGACGAACATGCCGGATTTAAGCCGCCTTACCGACAAGGAAAAGGCGGTTTATCTCACCATCGCGCAGTTTTATCTCGCGCAGTTCGTGGCGAAAAAGCGCTATGACGAGTCGATCGCGGAGATTAAATGCGGTGACGAGATGTTTAAAGTCTCGGCGCGTAAAATCACCGATGCGGGTTTTACGACGTTCCTGAACGACGCGGAAGAAGACGACGAGGAGGACGAAAACAGCACCTCGTTTGAGGCCATCAGCCGCCTGCAAACCGGGGCGACATTAACCTGCCGCGAGGTGGTGATTTCGGAGAAAAAAACTAAACCGCTGCCGCTGTTTACCGAGGCGACCCTGCTCGCTGCCCTCGTTCGCGTGGCCGATTTTGTCGCCGATCCGCGCATTAAAAAATTGCTCAAGGAGAAGGATAAAGACAAAAAAGATGAACACGGCGGCATCGGCACACCGGCGACCCGCGCGGCTATTATTGAGACGCTGAAAACCCGCGATTACATCACCGTGGAAAAGGGCAAATTTATCCCAACTGCCGCCGGGCTGGCGTTAATTGATGCCCTGCCCGACTCGGTGACGCAGCCGGATATGACCGCCGTATGGGCTGAAAAACAGGCGGCGGTTGAAACCGGCGAAATGACCATCGAGCGCTTTATTGATGGTCTTTACGCGGAAGTTTCCCGCCTGGTTGAGAGCGCCGATATTGCCATCAGCGCGACGGAAAAACATCCCGTTAAAACGGCGCTTAACCGCCTCGCGGTTAAATGTCCGTCGTGCGGTTCTGAGCTGGTTATGACGCCGAAAACCTGCGCCTGTACGGGCTGTCAGTTCAAAATATGGCTGGAAGTGCGCGGCAAAAAGCTGACGGAAAAACAGGCCGAGAAGTTAATCGGCAAGGGCAAAACCGACGTTATTAAAGGTTTTAAATCGAAGAAAAACGACGACACCTATTCGATGATCGTCACGCTGAAAAACGCGCAAACCGGGGAACTCGGTTTTGAATATCCACCACGCGATCCGCTGAAAGGATTGAACGTATCTATGCCGAAGGAGCTGAAATTATGA
- a CDS encoding H-NS family nucleoid-associated regulatory protein: MNRIQDELTSERALKKFLRESDFAFLEMLSARISAALDEKRAEHIEQEKLRRQREEKRNELLALIESEGFSPTELVSTTPAKKSAKRKAKYQYFENGVHKKWSGVGRVPVVIQQELDAGKPLESFLITTD; this comes from the coding sequence ATGAACCGTATCCAGGACGAATTAACCTCAGAGCGCGCGCTGAAAAAGTTTTTACGTGAAAGTGATTTTGCCTTTCTGGAGATGCTGAGTGCACGTATTTCAGCAGCGCTTGATGAAAAACGCGCAGAGCATATCGAGCAGGAAAAGCTACGCCGACAGCGGGAAGAAAAGCGCAATGAATTGCTGGCGCTGATTGAATCGGAGGGCTTTTCACCGACAGAGCTGGTTAGTACAACTCCCGCCAAAAAGTCGGCAAAACGCAAAGCTAAATATCAGTATTTTGAAAACGGCGTGCATAAAAAATGGTCAGGCGTCGGACGCGTGCCGGTTGTAATTCAGCAAGAACTTGACGCCGGAAAACCTCTTGAATCCTTCCTTATTACCACCGACTAA
- a CDS encoding type IV secretory system conjugative DNA transfer family protein, producing MIFDKLNHLLSPIANAVLAFIAFLQAHQLALALLSGVMLPFIFSAKHGGQEKPTFLQRILILLSMICFVFGSIAPVAVWFLQRIYGREDIASPPLLTWTMALLFTVAGFILHVVLRRLISPEFDKVKCGMVKKTSMERDRRTDVRRVKEILPVTTEYDPMDYIDLNKGIFIGLSREGEPQYIPLKEWQTQHADIIGTTGAGKGVVTGILLYQSILADEGVFVLDPKNDEWAPHLYKKACADAGKPFVLIDLNKQEYQMNLIDGITADHLEELFVAGFSLAEKGEAADFYRIDDRKAARTAAQFVKDNPGATVRDIYNGDYVQGIGETIKAFHGKTEELAMLNSINAPGGFALKEIFDKGGCCYIIGSMRNSKIITAQRMILVRLFQLAELRDRVAGNIRPIAIFKDEVKYHLSKPALEGLGAARDKGVHILMAHQSIADLRDCPADLNGDAVVGAVVENCKFKLVYKLQDPDTAEWIARMSGTILVDDESRKVTTTAVLTEKVDNERMLRQAESYYIDSNMLQNLPKFVSYIFSQNALAFPSLISPLKVKKAPLELFTLPPVAVATVAEVKPVLDLDFDKTAPAVPAPDIIPVSATTTKKPSATPIPTPPVQPDEEWLMASQPAPNDEIHSLLDL from the coding sequence GTGATATTCGACAAACTGAATCATTTGCTGTCGCCGATAGCAAATGCCGTCCTGGCCTTTATCGCCTTTTTGCAGGCGCATCAACTGGCGTTAGCGCTGCTGTCCGGCGTCATGCTGCCTTTTATATTTTCTGCGAAACACGGCGGTCAGGAAAAGCCGACGTTTCTGCAAAGGATCTTAATTCTGCTTTCCATGATCTGTTTTGTTTTCGGCTCGATAGCGCCAGTGGCCGTCTGGTTTTTACAGCGCATTTATGGCCGGGAAGATATCGCCAGTCCGCCGCTGCTTACCTGGACAATGGCGCTACTGTTTACCGTCGCCGGTTTTATTCTGCACGTGGTTTTACGGCGTTTGATCTCGCCTGAATTTGATAAGGTCAAATGCGGCATGGTGAAAAAAACCAGCATGGAGCGCGACCGCAGAACCGACGTTCGCCGGGTAAAAGAAATTTTACCCGTCACCACAGAATACGATCCGATGGATTACATCGATCTGAATAAGGGGATTTTTATCGGGCTGAGCCGCGAGGGTGAGCCGCAATATATTCCGTTAAAAGAATGGCAGACCCAGCACGCCGACATTATCGGCACCACTGGTGCCGGTAAAGGCGTCGTAACCGGTATTCTGCTTTATCAGAGCATCCTCGCCGACGAGGGCGTTTTTGTTCTCGACCCCAAAAACGACGAGTGGGCACCGCACCTGTATAAAAAAGCGTGCGCGGACGCCGGAAAACCCTTTGTGCTTATCGACCTGAATAAACAGGAATACCAGATGAACCTTATCGACGGTATCACCGCCGACCATCTGGAGGAATTATTCGTGGCCGGTTTCAGTCTGGCGGAAAAAGGCGAGGCGGCGGATTTTTACCGTATCGACGACCGCAAGGCGGCGAGAACGGCGGCGCAGTTCGTGAAGGATAATCCGGGCGCAACCGTGCGGGATATTTATAACGGCGATTATGTTCAGGGCATTGGCGAGACGATTAAAGCCTTTCACGGTAAAACCGAGGAGCTGGCAATGCTCAACAGCATTAACGCGCCAGGCGGTTTTGCGCTGAAGGAGATTTTCGACAAGGGCGGCTGCTGCTATATCATCGGTTCGATGCGTAACTCTAAAATCATTACCGCGCAGCGCATGATTTTAGTTCGCCTGTTCCAGCTCGCGGAATTGCGCGACCGCGTCGCGGGGAATATCCGCCCCATCGCCATCTTTAAGGACGAGGTGAAATATCACCTGTCCAAACCGGCGCTCGAAGGGTTAGGCGCGGCACGCGATAAAGGCGTCCATATATTAATGGCGCACCAGTCAATTGCCGACCTGCGCGACTGTCCGGCGGATTTAAACGGCGACGCCGTGGTTGGGGCGGTTGTGGAAAACTGCAAGTTTAAGCTGGTATATAAACTTCAGGATCCAGACACCGCCGAATGGATTGCGCGCATGTCGGGCACGATTTTAGTCGATGATGAAAGCCGGAAAGTCACCACCACGGCGGTGCTGACAGAAAAAGTCGATAACGAGCGCATGCTTCGGCAGGCGGAAAGCTATTACATCGACAGCAATATGCTCCAGAACCTGCCGAAGTTCGTCAGCTATATCTTCAGCCAGAACGCGCTCGCGTTCCCGTCGTTAATCTCACCGCTCAAGGTTAAAAAAGCCCCACTGGAGCTGTTTACCCTGCCGCCGGTCGCAGTCGCTACGGTGGCAGAAGTTAAACCGGTGCTGGATCTGGATTTTGATAAAACGGCTCCGGCAGTTCCGGCACCTGACATTATTCCGGTCAGCGCAACAACCACCAAAAAACCCTCAGCAACGCCAATACCCACTCCGCCGGTGCAACCTGACGAGGAGTGGCTGATGGCATCACAGCCCGCTCCAAATGACGAAATACATTCGTTGCTGGATTTATAA
- the mobC gene encoding MobC family replication-relaxation protein, with protein sequence MLISSYQERYARSTEKIRVLLNFLKEETYSDFQIIKLLFDFKSDRPLYRLLEKVEKMGLIQKHVHESRASRISLWGITTDGLAVILTADDNIMPARFEPYRLTGWSLDHHLDNQLVRLTLEKNGATGWINGDRSTFLSQYSVKHRPDGLISLPDGRLIAVETERRIKTKARYQSIMASHLLAISDKKWRYAFYVAPDEAKKRALKIIFDSIASVIVKNQHVQLEAKHRDVFRFYTLDELKNLELDNYA encoded by the coding sequence ATGCTTATTTCGTCGTATCAGGAACGTTATGCACGCAGCACTGAAAAAATTCGCGTACTGCTGAATTTTCTCAAGGAGGAAACCTACAGCGATTTTCAAATCATAAAGCTGCTTTTTGATTTTAAATCTGACCGCCCTCTCTACCGGTTGTTGGAGAAGGTGGAGAAAATGGGGCTGATTCAGAAGCACGTGCATGAATCCCGCGCGTCGAGAATATCCCTGTGGGGCATTACCACCGACGGGCTGGCCGTTATCCTCACGGCGGACGACAACATAATGCCCGCCCGCTTTGAACCCTACCGCCTGACCGGCTGGTCACTCGACCATCACCTTGATAACCAGCTAGTGCGCCTTACGCTGGAGAAGAACGGCGCGACAGGGTGGATTAACGGCGACCGTTCAACGTTCCTCAGTCAGTACAGCGTCAAACACCGTCCCGACGGGCTTATCAGCCTGCCGGACGGCAGGCTGATCGCCGTTGAAACCGAACGACGTATCAAAACAAAGGCGCGCTATCAGTCCATCATGGCGAGCCACCTGCTGGCTATCAGCGATAAAAAATGGCGGTACGCGTTTTACGTCGCCCCGGACGAGGCGAAAAAGCGCGCCCTGAAGATTATTTTCGACAGCATCGCCAGCGTGATCGTGAAAAACCAGCATGTGCAACTGGAGGCAAAACACCGCGACGTTTTCCGCTTTTACACCCTCGATGAACTGAAAAACCTGGAGCTGGACAACTATGCGTAA
- a CDS encoding phospholipase D family protein, translating to MRKTTLLVLAAALCVPAFATAAPVLTAGFSPSDGRPALEIVLGAINNARQSIDVAAYSFTSKPVATALAGANRRGVAVRVVADEKANSDRYTAVTYLINQGVPVHLNGRYAIMHNKFMVIDGKNVQTGSFNYTASAVSRNAENVLLIEDAPQLAEAYQREFNRLWDEGIPLNALY from the coding sequence ATGCGTAAAACCACCCTTCTGGTGCTGGCCGCCGCCCTCTGCGTGCCCGCGTTCGCCACCGCCGCGCCCGTCCTGACGGCGGGTTTTTCGCCGTCTGACGGGCGCCCTGCTCTTGAAATCGTGCTCGGCGCCATAAACAACGCCAGGCAGAGCATTGACGTCGCGGCCTACAGCTTCACCAGTAAGCCGGTCGCGACGGCGCTCGCCGGTGCTAACCGGCGCGGCGTGGCCGTGCGCGTGGTGGCCGACGAAAAGGCGAACAGCGACCGCTACACCGCCGTGACGTATCTGATAAACCAGGGCGTGCCGGTGCACCTTAACGGCCGTTACGCCATCATGCACAACAAGTTTATGGTGATCGACGGCAAAAACGTCCAGACCGGGTCGTTTAACTACACGGCAAGCGCCGTTTCGCGCAACGCGGAAAACGTGCTGCTGATCGAGGATGCGCCGCAGCTGGCGGAGGCGTACCAGCGAGAATTTAACCGCCTGTGGGATGAGGGCATCCCGCTGAATGCCCTGTACTGA
- a CDS encoding ArdC family protein, which translates to MTMNLHTQTTAPKASQATSVSPLEQSGSSKTKFSRGKSKARAGAVKTDLYQTVTDSIIAALESGVKPWVCPWVRNGAAVGLPANFSTGTAYSGINIMLLWCSAAKQGFQDERWLTYKQAQELGGQVRKGEHGTTAIFYKTLEKEDEDGEIEKIPMLKAFTVFNVEQIDGLSIESVPQPVAGFDPLPQAEALMIRSGAKITEQGVKAFYRPATDEIVLPERFRFADAANFYATGLHELVHWTGAASRLNREKGNKFGSEAYAFEELIAELGSAFLLADLGITGEVQHESYIASWLKALKGDKRYIFKAAAAASKAHRWLMDC; encoded by the coding sequence ATGACGATGAACCTGCACACTCAGACAACCGCCCCTAAAGCTTCACAGGCGACCAGCGTATCCCCGCTGGAGCAGTCAGGCTCCTCAAAAACGAAATTTTCCAGGGGCAAAAGCAAAGCCCGTGCTGGCGCAGTCAAAACAGACCTTTACCAGACAGTAACGGACAGCATCATTGCAGCCCTGGAAAGCGGCGTTAAGCCGTGGGTGTGTCCGTGGGTTCGCAACGGCGCAGCGGTGGGATTACCGGCCAACTTCAGCACCGGCACGGCATACAGCGGAATTAATATCATGCTGCTGTGGTGTAGTGCGGCAAAACAGGGTTTTCAGGACGAGCGCTGGCTGACCTACAAACAGGCGCAGGAGCTGGGCGGCCAGGTTCGTAAAGGTGAACACGGCACGACGGCCATCTTTTACAAGACGCTGGAGAAAGAGGACGAGGACGGGGAAATCGAAAAAATCCCGATGCTGAAAGCCTTTACCGTGTTTAACGTGGAGCAAATCGACGGCCTGAGCATCGAGAGCGTGCCGCAGCCGGTTGCCGGTTTCGATCCGCTGCCGCAGGCGGAAGCACTCATGATCCGGAGCGGGGCAAAAATCACCGAGCAGGGCGTAAAGGCGTTCTATCGTCCGGCCACCGATGAAATCGTCCTGCCGGAGCGGTTCCGCTTCGCGGACGCGGCGAACTTCTACGCCACCGGCCTGCATGAGCTGGTTCACTGGACGGGTGCAGCGTCCCGCCTCAATCGTGAAAAAGGCAATAAGTTTGGCTCTGAGGCGTATGCGTTTGAGGAACTGATCGCCGAGCTGGGCAGCGCGTTTCTGTTGGCGGATTTGGGGATTACGGGAGAGGTGCAGCATGAAAGCTATATCGCGTCCTGGCTGAAAGCGCTGAAGGGAGACAAGCGCTACATCTTTAAAGCGGCGGCAGCGGCCTCAAAAGCGCACCGCTGGCTGATGGACTGCTGA